From the genome of Streptacidiphilus rugosus AM-16, one region includes:
- a CDS encoding nucleic acid/nucleotide deaminase domain-containing protein — translation MSTDPGRALLERFGVQGLRRLAWPAEAGPGGAGCVTEVGVPVQVGRYFSAPDAEAEPAPTTAQGRPVLGYDGPVELYVTPEGAVRGGFDGFALPEMPVNSGVDRFLLCLTALDRAVPLIAGAEDQGDALAVYRELRAELTALDEEAFADREGWWPRVLDDLRHPLNVRSSAAIGYRDAQGEEQILVATTGPGLPHPEEIAWDRLAAAGVPGEAVTSVFTELQACFMPGHWCALWMPAEFPQARFTHRFDYGRDAGSREAGVKALMLHILEQD, via the coding sequence ATGAGCACCGATCCCGGCCGTGCGCTGCTGGAGCGCTTCGGCGTGCAGGGCCTGCGCCGGCTGGCGTGGCCGGCCGAGGCCGGACCGGGCGGGGCCGGGTGCGTGACCGAGGTCGGGGTGCCGGTGCAGGTCGGACGGTACTTCAGCGCGCCGGACGCGGAGGCCGAGCCCGCGCCGACGACGGCGCAGGGGCGTCCGGTGCTCGGGTACGACGGGCCCGTCGAGCTGTATGTGACCCCCGAGGGCGCGGTCCGTGGCGGCTTCGACGGCTTCGCGCTGCCCGAGATGCCGGTGAACAGCGGCGTGGACCGGTTCCTCCTCTGCCTGACCGCCCTGGACAGGGCCGTGCCGCTGATCGCCGGGGCCGAGGACCAGGGCGACGCGCTGGCGGTCTACCGCGAGCTGCGGGCCGAGCTGACGGCTCTCGACGAGGAGGCGTTCGCCGACCGCGAGGGCTGGTGGCCGCGGGTCCTGGACGACCTGCGGCACCCGCTCAATGTCCGTTCCTCGGCCGCGATCGGCTACCGGGACGCCCAGGGCGAGGAGCAGATCCTGGTGGCGACGACGGGACCGGGCCTGCCGCATCCGGAGGAGATCGCCTGGGACCGGCTCGCCGCGGCCGGCGTGCCGGGGGAGGCGGTCACCAGCGTCTTCACCGAGCTGCAGGCCTGCTTCATGCCGGGCCACTGGTGCGCGCTGTGGATGCCGGCGGAGTTCCCGCAGGCGCGGTTCACGCACCGATTCGACTACGGGCGCGACGCCGGGTCCCGCGAGGCGGGCGTGAAGGCGCTGATGCTGCACATCCTCGAACAGGACTGA
- a CDS encoding class II aldolase/adducin family protein: protein MTEIASSFVPVQQDLEFNLPPSFDNPADEREHRKQRLAGACRIFGRLGFAEGVAGHITVRDPEFPDMFWVNPFGMSFRHVTVSDLILVDHEGQVRHGRRPVNKAGYVIHSAIHKARPDVVAACHAHAVHGKAWSSLGRLLDPITQDACALFENHVVVEDGAGAVVVDEEAGELLARGLGSHRAAIHQNHGIFTVGESVDEAAWWFITMERSAQAQLLAEAAGTPKLIDDESARYTRQQTGFPLAGWFSFQPLWDEIVRTDPELFA from the coding sequence ATGACCGAGATCGCCAGCTCATTCGTTCCGGTCCAGCAGGACCTGGAGTTCAACCTCCCCCCGTCCTTCGACAACCCGGCTGACGAGCGAGAACACCGCAAGCAGCGACTGGCGGGCGCCTGCCGCATCTTCGGCCGCCTCGGATTCGCCGAGGGCGTGGCGGGCCACATCACCGTCCGCGACCCGGAGTTCCCCGACATGTTCTGGGTCAACCCCTTCGGCATGTCCTTCCGGCACGTCACCGTCTCCGACCTGATCCTGGTCGACCACGAGGGCCAGGTGCGACACGGACGCCGGCCCGTCAACAAGGCCGGATACGTCATCCACTCCGCCATCCACAAGGCCCGCCCGGACGTGGTGGCCGCCTGTCACGCCCACGCCGTCCACGGCAAGGCGTGGTCGAGCCTCGGACGCCTCCTGGATCCGATCACCCAGGACGCCTGTGCGTTGTTCGAGAACCACGTCGTGGTCGAGGACGGCGCGGGAGCCGTCGTCGTGGACGAAGAGGCCGGCGAGCTCCTGGCGCGCGGACTGGGCAGTCACCGCGCGGCCATCCACCAGAACCACGGCATCTTCACCGTCGGTGAATCCGTCGACGAAGCCGCCTGGTGGTTCATCACCATGGAACGCAGCGCCCAGGCGCAGCTTCTGGCCGAAGCCGCGGGCACGCCGAAACTGATCGACGACGAATCCGCCCGCTACACCCGCCAGCAGACCGGCTTTCCCCTCGCTGGCTGGTTCTCCTTCCAGCCGCTGTGGGACGAAATCGTCCGTACCGACCCCGAGCTCTTCGCATGA
- a CDS encoding DUF4153 domain-containing protein, producing the protein MQPLLLKPPAPPASARPVDRATLSRPAAPPSVGVLASAALTGLAAAVTLRSGIGANLLVCAAVLAGGAGVTAHRTGRRIRPWTVLWTVAVLALLAVPVVSASAWPTLLAVCAALGIGSLALHGGRRWAGVGLGLLGLWAHLGPAVGWAAAALRALRYPGRTKLAVAVRTAAVTAVLLIVFGLLFGTADSQVGSILGSMLPTVSVGDTPLRVLLFALGTLLALTAAHTAAAPRRWDRTRIPAGRQRSRLEWALPLGLLNLLFGVFVGVQLAVLFRSGSIYRRTGLFPAEYARQGFWQLLWVLVLTLLVVALATYWAPRSTAGDRRLVKSMLGLLCTLTLVVVVSALYRMKLYVDAFGLSRLRLSVAGVEIWLGVVFVLLIAGGILSSRAWLPRAVVLSAAVGLAVYGLIRPDALIAEQNVARYRQTGQIDIGYLRDLSADAAPALDGLPDDMRACALQGISDNAVAPDAPWYAISLSDARTRAILRARPVTSPDDACARIGVPLYNPLGE; encoded by the coding sequence GTGCAGCCACTCCTGCTCAAGCCGCCCGCTCCGCCCGCGTCGGCGCGCCCGGTCGACCGGGCCACCCTGTCCCGCCCGGCCGCTCCGCCGAGCGTCGGCGTCCTGGCCTCCGCCGCGCTCACCGGCCTGGCGGCCGCTGTCACTCTGCGCAGCGGGATCGGCGCCAACCTGCTCGTCTGCGCGGCCGTCCTGGCCGGCGGCGCGGGCGTGACGGCGCACCGGACCGGCCGCAGGATCCGGCCCTGGACGGTCCTGTGGACGGTCGCCGTGCTGGCGCTGCTCGCGGTGCCCGTCGTCTCCGCGTCCGCCTGGCCCACGCTCCTGGCGGTCTGCGCCGCGCTCGGCATCGGTTCGCTGGCCCTGCACGGCGGACGCCGCTGGGCCGGGGTCGGGCTCGGCCTGCTCGGCCTGTGGGCGCACCTCGGACCCGCCGTCGGCTGGGCCGCGGCCGCTCTGCGCGCCCTGCGCTACCCGGGCCGGACCAAGCTCGCGGTGGCCGTCAGGACGGCGGCTGTCACCGCTGTGCTGCTGATCGTCTTCGGGCTGCTCTTCGGCACCGCCGACTCCCAGGTCGGCTCGATCCTCGGCTCGATGCTGCCCACCGTCAGCGTCGGCGACACGCCCCTGCGGGTGCTGCTCTTCGCCCTCGGCACCTTGCTGGCCCTGACCGCCGCCCACACCGCGGCGGCGCCCAGACGCTGGGACAGGACGCGGATCCCCGCAGGCAGGCAGCGCAGCCGCCTGGAGTGGGCGCTGCCCCTGGGCCTGCTCAACCTGCTGTTCGGCGTCTTCGTGGGAGTCCAGCTGGCGGTGCTGTTCCGCAGCGGCTCGATCTACCGCCGCACCGGCCTCTTCCCGGCCGAGTACGCCCGGCAGGGCTTCTGGCAGTTGCTGTGGGTGCTGGTGCTGACCCTCCTGGTGGTGGCGCTCGCCACGTACTGGGCTCCCCGCTCCACTGCGGGGGATCGGCGGTTGGTGAAGTCCATGCTGGGCCTGTTGTGCACGCTCACCCTGGTGGTCGTGGTCTCGGCGCTCTACCGGATGAAGCTGTACGTCGACGCCTTCGGGCTGAGCAGGCTCCGGCTCTCCGTCGCGGGCGTGGAGATCTGGCTGGGCGTCGTCTTCGTTCTGCTGATCGCGGGCGGGATCCTCAGCAGCCGGGCCTGGCTGCCGCGTGCCGTCGTCCTCAGCGCGGCGGTGGGCCTGGCGGTGTACGGGCTGATCCGGCCGGACGCGCTGATCGCCGAACAGAACGTGGCCCGCTACCGGCAGACCGGCCAGATCGACATCGGCTACCTGCGCGACCTGTCCGCGGACGCCGCCCCCGCGCTGGACGGCCTCCCCGATGACATGCGCGCCTGCGCGTTGCAGGGCATCAGCGACAACGCGGTCGCCCCGGACGCCCCGTGGTACGCCATCAGCCTCTCCGACGCCCGGACCCGCGCCATCCTCCGAGCCCGCCCGGTGACCTCACCCGACGACGCCTGTGCGCGCATCGGCGTCCCGCTCTACAACCCCCTGGGTGAGTAG
- a CDS encoding tetratricopeptide repeat protein, producing the protein MDADELARQARTETACIPPQLVARLVELGHGDEVAYQATRGEWFCAREYARLLAGQDRHPEALELLAPYLHTGWWTAAETAAGLLADCRRAAEAIALTHPHAASGYRPALEFHARLLARHGRGEEAFALLVPLLDDGAIAAALVDAARDAGRDQDAAALLAARVEAGHHCDNAACRRTCEPHNAVDLLAAVRERQGRTDEAVALLRTRRSTPDADHDQLADLLAHHDRIEELRAYAAVEDHGFAAQRLAELLERRGDVDGAVAAYRQPCAWVGGRRRMALRLSELLARHGRGAEAVEVLRRLADSPDGEEHRIIDRLCDRYAAEGRPEDGLAYLDGLTSRRGEEEWETFRARLRLIAAAGRPEEALGRARAHRQGGTWYAAPAVAELLKLAGRPEEAVTVLRQQLPATRVALAEHLVDLGRVREAVAVLQD; encoded by the coding sequence GTGGACGCCGACGAACTCGCCCGTCAGGCCCGGACGGAGACCGCGTGCATCCCGCCGCAGCTGGTCGCCCGGCTCGTCGAGCTCGGGCACGGCGACGAGGTGGCGTACCAGGCCACCCGGGGGGAGTGGTTCTGCGCCCGTGAGTACGCAAGGCTGCTCGCCGGGCAGGACCGGCACCCCGAGGCCCTGGAGCTCCTCGCCCCTTACCTCCACACGGGGTGGTGGACGGCGGCCGAGACCGCTGCCGGGCTGCTCGCGGACTGCCGCAGGGCAGCCGAGGCGATCGCGCTGACCCACCCTCACGCCGCGAGCGGATACCGGCCCGCGCTCGAGTTCCACGCCCGCCTCCTCGCCCGCCACGGCCGCGGCGAAGAGGCGTTCGCCCTGCTGGTCCCGCTCCTCGACGACGGAGCCATCGCCGCAGCGCTCGTCGACGCCGCCAGGGACGCGGGCCGTGACCAGGACGCCGCCGCGCTGCTGGCCGCCCGCGTCGAAGCAGGCCACCACTGCGACAACGCCGCATGCCGCCGCACCTGCGAGCCGCACAACGCCGTGGACCTGCTCGCCGCCGTCCGCGAACGCCAGGGCCGCACGGACGAGGCCGTGGCGCTGCTGCGCACCCGGCGCAGCACGCCCGACGCCGACCACGACCAACTGGCCGACCTGCTGGCCCACCACGACAGGATCGAGGAGCTGCGCGCCTACGCGGCGGTCGAGGACCACGGCTTCGCCGCCCAGCGCCTCGCCGAACTGCTGGAGCGACGCGGGGACGTGGACGGCGCGGTCGCGGCCTACCGACAGCCCTGCGCCTGGGTCGGCGGCCGTCGCCGGATGGCACTGCGGCTCTCCGAACTTCTGGCCCGCCACGGCCGAGGCGCGGAGGCCGTCGAGGTTCTGCGCCGGCTTGCCGACTCACCGGACGGCGAGGAGCACCGGATCATCGACAGGCTCTGCGACCGCTACGCCGCCGAGGGGCGTCCCGAGGACGGCCTGGCCTACCTCGACGGCCTCACGTCCCGGCGCGGCGAGGAGGAATGGGAGACCTTCCGGGCACGGCTCAGGCTGATCGCGGCCGCCGGTCGCCCCGAGGAGGCCCTCGGTCGGGCACGCGCACACCGGCAGGGAGGTACCTGGTACGCGGCCCCGGCCGTCGCCGAGCTGCTGAAGCTGGCCGGACGCCCCGAGGAGGCCGTGACCGTCCTTCGGCAGCAGCTGCCCGCCACCCGCGTCGCCCTCGCGGAACATCTCGTCGACCTCGGTCGCGTCCGGGAAGCGGTGGCCGTCCTCCAGGACTGA
- a CDS encoding nucleic acid/nucleotide deaminase domain-containing protein, which yields MSDPLVEPLEHTLEKTGKALGQDMAHALGGVYDETAQNVHTIAKNVEENEQKVVRKYFIDDDGTVKELRGGKLEAIEADDDSGIRGILDSNRNPDGVKNLTKNERGNLSARDAKWKKLGRTEGKEGEWVESKKIDQPTDLSQACEEARRARGDYGGNNYAALHYRSEDGKEEFVLIGRSSQKRNDSERSIGYPMVHQGKQFQVDRIYTERRPCQDNMNCRRWLNMHIYHPTLNSKLEVTHGMEYDNAIENTVDRNKPFGRYISELQSGHAAGKYGGGLAGTRNFDV from the coding sequence GTGAGCGACCCGTTGGTCGAGCCCCTCGAACACACCCTGGAGAAGACCGGCAAGGCGCTGGGCCAGGACATGGCGCACGCCCTCGGCGGGGTCTACGACGAGACCGCGCAGAACGTCCACACGATCGCGAAGAACGTCGAGGAGAACGAGCAGAAGGTCGTTCGCAAGTACTTCATCGACGACGACGGCACCGTCAAGGAACTACGAGGCGGCAAGCTCGAGGCGATCGAGGCCGACGACGACTCGGGCATCCGCGGGATCCTCGACAGCAACCGCAATCCCGACGGCGTCAAGAACCTGACGAAGAACGAGAGGGGCAACCTCTCCGCGCGTGACGCGAAATGGAAGAAGCTCGGGCGTACCGAAGGGAAGGAGGGGGAGTGGGTCGAGTCGAAGAAGATCGACCAGCCGACCGACCTCTCCCAGGCCTGCGAGGAGGCCCGCCGCGCCCGCGGTGATTACGGCGGCAACAACTACGCGGCCCTGCACTACCGCTCCGAGGACGGCAAGGAGGAGTTCGTGCTGATCGGCCGGAGCAGCCAGAAGCGCAACGACTCGGAGCGCTCCATCGGCTATCCGATGGTCCATCAGGGGAAACAGTTCCAGGTCGACCGGATCTACACGGAACGCAGGCCGTGCCAGGACAACATGAACTGCCGCCGATGGCTCAACATGCACATCTACCATCCGACGCTGAACTCCAAGCTGGAGGTCACCCACGGCATGGAGTACGACAACGCCATCGAGAACACGGTGGACCGGAACAAGCCGTTCGGCCGCTACATATCCGAGCTCCAGTCCGGTCACGCCGCAGGCAAGTACGGCGGCGGCCTCGCCGGGACCAGGAACTTCGACGTGTAG
- a CDS encoding MarR family winged helix-turn-helix transcriptional regulator: protein MRTAEELRYLILAIQREGNKQLAADLRPLGVTPSQAEVLRVLGDRQPLTLSGLGELLVCETTASPSRLVDRLVAQDLVRRDTDPADRRYVTLSLTTEGRALERRIVEVEARLYDSLDHLTADQPTQQGLDLLRSIARAFPAGEALARRISPPPTGTSGADAG from the coding sequence ATGAGGACCGCCGAGGAACTGCGCTACCTGATCCTGGCGATCCAGCGCGAGGGCAACAAACAGCTCGCGGCCGACCTCAGGCCCCTCGGCGTCACACCGTCCCAGGCCGAGGTCCTGCGGGTGCTGGGCGACCGCCAGCCGCTCACCCTGTCCGGGCTCGGGGAGCTGCTGGTCTGCGAGACCACCGCGAGCCCCAGCCGCCTGGTGGACCGCCTGGTCGCCCAGGATCTGGTCCGGCGCGACACCGACCCCGCCGACCGCCGCTACGTCACCCTCTCGCTGACGACCGAGGGCCGCGCCCTGGAGCGCCGGATCGTCGAGGTCGAGGCACGGCTCTACGACTCCCTGGACCACCTCACGGCCGACCAGCCGACGCAGCAGGGCCTCGACCTCCTCCGCAGCATCGCCCGGGCCTTCCCCGCAGGCGAGGCGCTGGCCCGCCGCATCAGCCCCCCGCCCACCGGCACGTCCGGCGCCGACGCGGGCTAG
- a CDS encoding SUKH-4 family immunity protein → MLFPLTSDDLASLLPPGQVVLTDRSVAERVIARADAVAFLSEVGVPRCSGLFEMDASLAAASTPEDFVVDDEDAAPVIELASTGELGSLGCLQDASVYVRRSDGAVFAVWDDEDEDVEQLNADVSSLAKLLLLIESKAPDPALGYTEALPLYSRAAQEIKDEMTAVDSAPFADPGGFWTGYLDSFAGGMFPREAR, encoded by the coding sequence GTGCTCTTCCCCCTGACCTCGGACGACCTCGCCTCCCTGCTGCCGCCGGGACAGGTGGTGCTGACCGATCGGTCGGTCGCCGAGCGGGTCATCGCCCGCGCCGACGCCGTCGCCTTCCTCAGCGAGGTGGGGGTGCCGAGGTGCAGCGGTCTCTTCGAGATGGACGCGTCGCTGGCCGCGGCGTCCACCCCGGAGGACTTCGTGGTCGACGACGAGGACGCCGCCCCGGTGATCGAACTCGCCTCGACGGGCGAGCTCGGCTCGCTGGGCTGCCTGCAGGACGCCTCGGTGTACGTCCGTCGGAGCGACGGTGCGGTCTTCGCGGTCTGGGACGACGAGGACGAGGACGTCGAGCAGTTGAACGCCGACGTCTCGTCGCTCGCGAAGCTGCTGCTCCTGATCGAGTCGAAGGCGCCCGACCCCGCCCTCGGCTACACCGAGGCGCTGCCGCTCTACTCCCGGGCCGCCCAGGAGATCAAGGACGAGATGACGGCCGTGGACTCCGCCCCCTTCGCCGACCCCGGCGGATTCTGGACCGGCTACCTCGACTCCTTCGCCGGCGGCATGTTCCCCCGAGAGGCGCGGTAG
- a CDS encoding carboxymuconolactone decarboxylase family protein — protein MRPFVDKVAPEIWKAAQAYSAVVTESASARGLSSQERELIKVRASQMNACSFCLDLHGREARQSGLPQQKLDLLPAWREANVFSERERAVLAVAEAATSLPLTDEAEADLAGARHVLGDDAFVAAEWVAITINAFNRISILSQHPVRPRDAEGKLVR, from the coding sequence ATGCGTCCGTTCGTGGACAAGGTCGCACCGGAGATCTGGAAGGCGGCCCAGGCCTACTCGGCCGTGGTCACGGAATCCGCGTCCGCCCGGGGTCTTTCGTCGCAGGAGAGGGAGCTGATCAAGGTCCGTGCCTCCCAGATGAACGCGTGCTCGTTCTGCCTCGACCTGCACGGCCGGGAGGCCCGGCAGTCCGGGCTTCCGCAGCAGAAGTTGGATCTGCTGCCGGCCTGGCGGGAGGCGAACGTCTTCTCCGAGCGCGAGCGGGCGGTGCTGGCCGTCGCGGAGGCGGCCACGAGTCTGCCGCTGACCGACGAAGCGGAAGCGGACCTGGCCGGAGCACGGCACGTGCTCGGTGACGACGCGTTCGTGGCCGCGGAGTGGGTGGCGATCACGATCAACGCGTTCAACAGGATCTCCATCCTCAGTCAGCACCCCGTCCGCCCGCGCGACGCGGAGGGAAAGCTCGTTCGGTGA
- a CDS encoding TetR/AcrR family transcriptional regulator, which produces MTGTARPPADTGNAHEPTTAAASTAVSATAAPIPGSAGWWKQRYLVRSRQRPRPGGLTLAAITGAALQITDREGLDALTMRRLADSLDVRHTSLYRHVASREELLVEMVDHMLGEVRLPQPDPGWRAGTEAGAHEYRRVLHEHPAVVPLMTTGQLLGPNALRAREQGLSVLSLAGWPPRRAVQIYLTVTHFVVGTAIWETSGAARTTEQRAAMSDLFASLPSGRLPTLSAHAALLGAPDGDEEFDFGLRCLLDGIARTWDLP; this is translated from the coding sequence ATGACCGGGACGGCCCGTCCGCCCGCGGACACCGGAAACGCCCACGAGCCGACCACCGCCGCGGCCTCCACTGCCGTGTCGGCCACCGCCGCGCCGATCCCCGGCTCGGCCGGCTGGTGGAAGCAGCGCTACCTCGTCCGCTCGCGTCAGCGCCCCCGCCCGGGCGGGCTGACCCTCGCCGCCATCACCGGAGCCGCTCTCCAGATCACCGACCGCGAGGGGTTGGACGCTCTGACGATGCGGCGGCTCGCCGACAGCCTCGACGTTCGGCACACCAGCCTGTACCGCCATGTCGCCAGCCGGGAGGAACTCCTGGTCGAGATGGTCGACCACATGCTCGGCGAAGTGCGTCTGCCGCAGCCGGACCCGGGGTGGCGTGCCGGCACCGAGGCGGGCGCCCACGAGTACCGCCGGGTCTTGCACGAACACCCCGCCGTGGTACCTCTGATGACGACGGGCCAACTGCTGGGCCCCAACGCGCTGCGGGCACGCGAGCAGGGGCTTTCCGTTCTGAGCCTCGCGGGCTGGCCGCCACGCCGGGCGGTGCAGATCTATCTCACCGTCACGCACTTCGTCGTGGGCACGGCCATCTGGGAGACCAGCGGCGCTGCCCGCACCACGGAGCAGCGAGCCGCCATGAGCGACCTGTTCGCCTCCCTGCCGTCCGGGCGGCTGCCGACGCTCAGCGCGCACGCCGCACTGCTGGGCGCGCCGGACGGTGACGAGGAATTCGATTTCGGCCTGCGCTGCCTGCTCGACGGCATCGCCCGGACGTGGGACCTGCCGTGA
- a CDS encoding WD40 repeat domain-containing protein, with translation MERTPVPPLPGGRKPAGAALFGWLADPLAPRLCVVTGAPGSGKSHLLAWLTTACSADDAPQERRVHAMVPLLGLTVSSAVWIAARQLDLYARTPAQLVGALAADSRPTVFCLADLHRAGGPALPDEPRQVLDELVLPLLELPQVRIVVETDATTAALLREATGADDVPAAVMDLDAPQWTDAERFGRWYAGLPGAPATARPPAEAAYPSPGLARLAAGLGEGFGAGRPSVELLDRWWAGTPDAARPALAALATVDAPLTAEGWTLLVPDPEARRLVAELLPVAPSGVPLLSTALADHVRPHMPEELPQQLCRALVQAVPRRSDGRPDLDGVPEEHLTLLLTQTLATGQAQDLLGDPEFLVRADPHRITTALKATGATGPLAQAWAEAGPALTEEDDPGVRAEILRHRLHGTPLAPTREGRAAGGGLRTLWRLARGAASWPGPVTALAAGRAADGKSDGSLLIADATGGLHRLSLIDGSSLGRVPLAQPHPLRALDYGDDGSLTRLDVWGTSSLELPSAARTESELFALLRFGDACVLGNAAGELTWHQSGAHTSPDADGGADADRTERVRPHTGPVSSLAVAQPPGLPPLVFSGGADGTVRLWSPGAEPFPEPLDRRACPVLSVSVAVGTEAVGNPLTLAVSWADGLVRLLRFGGEEDPRDLRLGAPVLGLLLLGPNRLVLASAEEVSVVEPGG, from the coding sequence ATGGAACGGACACCGGTGCCGCCGCTGCCGGGCGGGCGGAAGCCCGCCGGGGCGGCGCTGTTCGGATGGCTGGCCGATCCGCTCGCGCCGCGACTGTGCGTGGTCACCGGCGCGCCGGGCTCGGGCAAGAGCCATCTGCTGGCGTGGCTGACGACGGCCTGCTCCGCCGACGACGCGCCGCAGGAGCGGCGCGTCCACGCGATGGTGCCGCTGCTCGGGCTGACCGTCTCCTCGGCGGTGTGGATCGCCGCCCGCCAACTCGACCTCTACGCACGGACCCCGGCGCAGCTCGTCGGCGCCCTCGCCGCCGACTCCCGGCCGACCGTGTTCTGCCTGGCCGACCTGCATCGCGCCGGCGGGCCCGCGCTGCCCGACGAGCCACGCCAGGTCCTGGACGAGCTGGTCCTCCCGCTGCTCGAACTGCCGCAGGTGCGCATCGTCGTCGAGACCGACGCCACGACGGCGGCGCTGCTGCGGGAGGCGACGGGCGCCGACGACGTGCCCGCCGCCGTCATGGACCTCGACGCACCCCAGTGGACCGATGCCGAGCGGTTCGGTCGCTGGTACGCCGGGCTCCCGGGCGCGCCCGCGACGGCGCGTCCGCCGGCCGAGGCCGCGTACCCCAGCCCCGGTCTGGCGCGACTCGCCGCAGGGCTCGGCGAAGGGTTCGGCGCTGGGCGTCCGTCGGTCGAGCTGCTCGACCGCTGGTGGGCCGGGACGCCCGACGCGGCCCGGCCCGCGCTCGCCGCCCTCGCCACCGTGGACGCGCCCCTCACGGCGGAGGGCTGGACGCTGCTCGTGCCCGACCCCGAGGCTCGCCGACTGGTCGCGGAGCTGCTGCCCGTCGCGCCGTCAGGCGTGCCGCTGCTGAGCACCGCGCTCGCGGACCATGTCCGCCCGCACATGCCGGAGGAGCTGCCGCAGCAGCTGTGCCGTGCCCTGGTGCAGGCCGTGCCGCGGCGGTCGGACGGCCGCCCCGACCTGGACGGCGTGCCGGAGGAGCACCTGACCCTGCTGCTGACCCAGACGCTGGCGACCGGTCAGGCCCAGGACCTGCTCGGGGACCCGGAGTTCCTGGTGCGGGCCGACCCGCACCGGATCACCACCGCGCTCAAGGCCACCGGGGCGACCGGCCCGCTCGCCCAGGCCTGGGCCGAGGCCGGTCCCGCCCTCACGGAGGAGGACGACCCCGGCGTCCGCGCCGAGATCCTGCGCCACCGACTGCACGGCACCCCGCTCGCGCCCACGCGTGAAGGCCGGGCCGCCGGCGGCGGGCTGCGCACGCTGTGGCGGCTCGCGCGCGGCGCCGCCTCCTGGCCCGGTCCGGTGACCGCGCTCGCGGCGGGCCGTGCGGCGGACGGCAAGTCCGACGGCTCGCTGCTGATCGCCGACGCGACCGGTGGTCTCCACCGGCTCTCCCTGATCGACGGCAGCTCCCTCGGCCGCGTGCCGCTGGCACAGCCGCACCCGTTGCGGGCGCTGGACTACGGCGACGACGGCTCGCTGACCCGGCTGGACGTCTGGGGCACGTCGAGTCTCGAACTCCCCTCCGCCGCCCGGACGGAGAGCGAACTCTTCGCGCTGCTGCGCTTCGGTGACGCCTGCGTCCTGGGCAACGCCGCCGGCGAACTGACCTGGCACCAGTCCGGCGCGCACACTTCCCCCGATGCGGACGGGGGCGCCGACGCCGACCGGACGGAGCGGGTCCGCCCGCACACCGGCCCGGTCTCGTCGCTGGCCGTCGCGCAGCCGCCGGGACTGCCCCCTCTGGTGTTCAGCGGTGGCGCGGACGGCACGGTCCGGCTGTGGAGCCCCGGCGCGGAACCGTTCCCCGAACCGCTGGACCGGCGCGCCTGCCCGGTGCTCTCCGTCTCCGTGGCGGTCGGGACCGAGGCAGTGGGCAACCCGCTGACGCTCGCCGTGAGTTGGGCCGACGGCCTGGTCCGCCTGCTCCGGTTCGGCGGCGAGGAGGACCCCCGGGACCTGCGCCTCGGCGCACCCGTCCTCGGCCTCCTGCTGCTCGGGCCGAACCGACTGGTCCTCGCCTCGGCCGAGGAGGTCTCGGTCGTCGAGCCAGGAGGGTAG
- a CDS encoding DUF4383 domain-containing protein: protein MKLLDELPVDHRLGQVYRYGAGLCGVALLVFGCLGFADGLAFFSTHGEQVAGLSSNGLLSFLSILFAVALIVGAVIGGNTASTINIVVGAAFVLSGFVNLGLLDSSANFLAFRMPNVMFSFIMGLVVATFGMYGRVSWKLPHDNPYWRARHPERADAEQRRLSLPAGGTGQRPPLTQ, encoded by the coding sequence ATGAAACTGCTCGACGAACTGCCGGTGGACCATCGCCTCGGCCAGGTCTACCGATACGGCGCCGGCCTGTGCGGGGTGGCACTGCTCGTCTTCGGCTGCCTCGGATTCGCCGACGGCCTGGCGTTCTTCAGCACCCACGGTGAGCAGGTCGCCGGCCTGTCCAGCAACGGTCTGCTCAGTTTCCTGTCCATCCTGTTCGCCGTCGCTCTGATCGTGGGCGCGGTCATCGGCGGAAACACGGCTTCCACGATCAACATCGTCGTCGGCGCCGCCTTCGTCCTCAGCGGCTTCGTCAACCTGGGCCTGCTCGACTCCAGCGCCAACTTCCTCGCGTTCCGGATGCCCAACGTCATGTTCAGCTTCATCATGGGCCTGGTCGTCGCCACCTTCGGCATGTACGGACGGGTCAGCTGGAAACTGCCTCACGACAACCCCTACTGGCGCGCCCGCCACCCCGAACGGGCCGACGCCGAGCAGCGACGCCTCTCCCTCCCCGCCGGCGGAACGGGACAGCGGCCACCCCTCACGCAGTGA